Proteins co-encoded in one Natronorubrum daqingense genomic window:
- a CDS encoding universal stress protein has product MHRVLVPVDTNEDRALEQASYVASLPDADEIVEAYVLFIFDEESADLPQEFEQYKSASRIGSVRRANTHLEDTGVDVTILEKSGTVEDGDILETAQEYDVDAIVLGGRKRSPVGKAVFGSVTQSVILNTDRPVVVTGGG; this is encoded by the coding sequence ATGCACCGCGTTCTCGTCCCCGTCGACACGAACGAAGATCGAGCGCTCGAACAGGCATCGTACGTCGCCTCACTGCCCGACGCAGACGAAATCGTCGAGGCCTACGTCCTCTTCATCTTCGACGAGGAGAGTGCGGACTTGCCACAGGAGTTCGAGCAGTACAAATCCGCGTCCCGGATCGGATCCGTTCGACGGGCGAACACCCACCTCGAGGACACCGGTGTCGACGTCACCATCCTCGAGAAAAGCGGTACCGTCGAAGACGGCGATATCCTCGAGACGGCCCAGGAGTACGACGTCGACGCCATCGTTCTCGGCGGCCGCAAACGCTCTCCCGTCGGAAAGGCCGTCTTCGGCAGCGTCACCCAGTCGGTGATCTTGAACACCGACCGACCGGTCGTCGTGACTGGCGGCGGATAG